The DNA sequence GTCAAATCTCAACTACAAATCTTTTTTAGCTGTTTGAAGCCGTTCTGGCATTTTTTCAGCTCCAACTTATTGTCTTTATTGAACAATTATGAAAACTTTTTAGCAAATTTAATTTGTGAATGCAAACTATGAAACAAATTGGAAGAAGATCATTAATGCAAAACGTGCTGTAAATCAAattgtctggaaaaaaaaaggtgaagattGCAGATTTATTTTGTGAGTTGGTCCCAAAAGTGCTAACTACTAAAACACATGCTTAAATTTTCAATCCCGCCCCAATTTCCCGTTTTCCCATTAGGTGCTTCTTTTATCACTAATCCATCAGAATAGGTAAAATTGaggaatttttttgtaaattgtagGTTTATTAAGCCCAGTTTTTGACAATCTTTGCTAATGTTAGTGGGAAGAAAAGTTCTAGGCAGTTTTTTGAAATGGAACTCCAAGAAACTTAATTGTAGATGATCTTCAATGATGACGTTGGGGAGGGCAGTTTGGAGCTCTCtgctttgatttttttgaaattgaagccagtactaaaaaatttttatctgttgtcatTTTCTCTTTGTTAGCAAATTAAATACCCGTAATTGATTTTAGTAcataagcaagacttttaaattaattttccattttccctcttgattctgctttcTCTACTAAATGTACTTATTTTCTGAAGAAGCAACTAACATGggcaatattttactttaaacttaaaagagaatttttatgttatcatttttctaattcataatttaattattaattagatTCCACCGAGACAGCAAATCACAGCAATTTGTTAGCTGTAATACTTAAATTTGAAATGCCACAAAGATTGCTAAACTTTGTAGTTGTAATTCTACTTAAGATACGAGAACACACAAGAAAGATACGGACGAAAGTTTTGTGCTGACTACAAAACCCTAATGTTTTTTGGCGAATCAATTCTGGAAATTGTGATACTTTTTTAAAGCTGAggcattttaagttttaataaaaaaagtatctgatttaaattttgcttaaaatcattcaaaatcaCCGTAGCTAAGCATTTAAAGTTAAAACTGCGTTCATGGTAAAGATAGACTAGATGTTAATAAAGAAGTGCGCCCTTTGGCGATGTCAATCACGTGTTTGGCTCGAAGGAGAACAAATTGGTGCTAAGCAGACGGCGAATGTGAATACTACTGGTGCACTTTTCTATCTGCAAAATCGCCCCAAAAGTTGCCCATAGTAGCACAACTTTTCCCATCCTGTTTGTTCTGGTTAATCTTTTCCTTAGAGCTAGAATTATAAATGGAGGGAGAGAAGTcaaatcattggcttagcaaaagcttgggcaaagatctcaagtcacgtggcTTAActacgacgaatggttgacacgttttgcgtgaaactagcgaaagaaacctgatttcttctaatgcttcgtcttaaaatctgtcacgtgatttGGTGTGTCTGTTTCAGTAATGAAAGTCTTCATTcctattttatctcttctcgatgATCTTTTCCTTGAACGCAGTATAGTTGAAACGTGTGAGAGACATTTTGAACTATAATTTAGATGATCTTTATTGCCTCTTTCCCGTTGATGTCTCTGACACAGTAAGCACGAGGACTCCTAGCTCCTTCAGGAATTTTCAAGAGAGATTGTATCAATGTAAGTTTGTATGTACCTGTGGGGATCTCGCAGCAAATTGCTTATTATTTAGCTATTTCTGCGCTAGAAGTATAAAATCTCAATgttgaaagaaattaatttcttttcgaAAGATGCAAATATTTCCAGCATAAGTACACATACATGCAgtgcatttatatatttatatgtaattttcatttaatttatatatttctctctttgtatatatatatatatatatatatatatatatatatatatatatatatatatatatatatatatatatatatatatatatgatcacATTAACGTTTTAATCTTTTCTTATACAGTCATGTTTTTCAGGCAAATCACAGCAATTGTAAaacattcatgaaaaatttaCGTCTGCTGTTTCAGCTGCAGACGTAATGCTGCGGGGGATTTTTGCTGCATCGGATCAACATAACACAGATGAAGAACAAGTTTGTTTCTTATTAATGAATTATAACTTACGGTAAAATGAATCATTTCGTTCTTTATTCTTTGTAATTCAATACATTCTACCTTCTTAAAATTATTGTATTTGGAGCCTGAAAATGTGCATTGAAGATCTCAGTCTGCCAacttaaaaatattgttcattaaaAATTCGATACTAAGAATTACTATTTCTGccatttcatgttttggaaatatgGATGCTAAAACACCTGCAGTTGTCAAGAAATTTCCAGTTCAGGATGATGGGTTTACTCTTGTATGTAGTCGACGAAGGAAAAAGCGTATAAATAAATTATGTGATCTGCTCGCAAAACATGGAGGTCCTGAAGTTCTTGCAATTGATAGGGAAGAGAAAAGCTTAAGCTTCAAAAAGGATACTTTATGGGACATCCAAAATGAAGTGGAAAGTTcagaatattttaaagcatttagaGAAAACTTGGTTACAGTGTTAAAGCACATTAATTCATCCCGAACAAGTTCAGAGGATACTTTAACTGAATTTGATACAAAAGATCCGTCAATAAATGTTGATTATACCGTAGATGTAATATGTTATGGATTGGGAAATTTTGCATCTTCAGTAATGTCCCGCTATCAACTTGGTTTTCTTTTAGCGTTGAAAGGTACGTTAGGAACCACCGGTTGTACGCAAGTTTATGATCCCATCTTTTCAAAACAAGAAGTGGCATTTCTCGAAGAAGTAGGCTTAGATGTTTTGGAGGTAGATGAAGAAGCGAAACGAACTGTCAAAAGAACTACAATCTTCTTCATGCCCCATTGCGATTTACATTTGTATAATAATCTCTTTTCCGCGAACTGGAATCCGAAAAGTCTTCAAAATCTGATACTGATCGGCAATTGTTTGGAGAACTATAAACTTCATCTCTGTGGAGATAGATATAGACAGCAGGCAAAATATGCGTATTATGTTACTGGATTTGAGACTGAAATAGCGATTACAAACTCTTTTTATCTCACTGATATTTTCAATGATATGAGCATACACTATTTCAGGTTAAATGACTTGCCCTCTGCTGAAAATGATCTTTGGAATGATCTTGGCGATTAACTCCTTTTTAAAGCAAGATATTGGTGATTTGTCTAGTAGAGCGCCCAAACTTTGATTAGTAAATTGAGCTTTTGTCCCACAAAGTCATCTTGTATATGTATAGTGCACCTCAGTTTTGTTGGCGCTTGGTGGAAGAATCAAAAGCATTGTACTCATAGGGAATGGGGAGGTAAATAAGTAAATCAAGATTCTCAGTTAGAGTGTGCTCTTTATCTGGAGGTTTAGCTCGaattcttctttaaaaattttcttctaacTGTTAATGGACAAtttcacgggtaactgactgacaatttaaagcaaaacagtaaatattttgtGACATTCAATGCAAAATGTTGTGCAAACGATCGTTTCCCctggattattttattttttaagctgaacttaATGGTATATAATCGTATTCAGAAATATGGTAACTGACCGACATTTTAATAAGAAGTATGTCAGTCATTTgccatgcttttaacatttttttttaaaaatcgtccaaaatgtatttttagaatttaattatAGCAttgaattcagcttaaaaaatgcaatattccatgggaaaagattgtttttacaatgtatattttgcggttaatgttacaaaatacgtattgtttAGTTTCAGTTACCAGTGGAATTGCCTAAATAATAAACAACGGAAAAACTTGTTTCGACAACGCTTGATTATAGCAACCCATGTTTATCTTGTTTCCAACTGGATTTGCAGTGGACTCATCCAATGCGAGTGCTAACAATCCTGAATTGCACTATAATTCAGTTTTGtgtaaataataaacaaatattttctctATTAAGTTGTGTGTGTTTTAACAAGtacttttaaatgtttcgttTTCTCAACTGCTGGAAAAGCTCATTTTTAAGAGTTAAGTTTATCATTAGATAATACACTCCAGTGGCAAGTGATACTGATTTAATAGTGGTTTTGGCACGCAATCTAATGTTATTTCCCGCAAGCTTGACTGTTAGTTTGTCTAATGTTAATGTAATGCTTCCAGCAAAAACATAATAGATGATGTCTGATAAGAACCGGtcctgatttaaattttttggaaaatcgcTTCTATAAGGGTAGCGGAATCGAATGTTTTCGACTCCGTGGTTCATGTATCTGAAAAGCTACCCAGAACTTCATAAAAAAGTTGACATACAGGTGATTCCCAAACAATCACCTATTCTGATTAGTTTTATACCAATCGTATTACTAAACAGGATGGTGTTctttgacaaatttaaaaatgcttaatgCATTCATATGAAAGATATAGAAGAAGGCATCGTGATTGAAACAACATACGAGTCGTATTCATTACTAGCGGCACCCgtacggctttgtccgtagtagaaaattaaaagttcatttggttcttctgtatatttacaaataatagatgatgaattttgCACCAATCTGCTATGAAAATTTGCTTGTTCATGTTAtggtgatttactcgtccatgttattgtGATTCGCACGGTACAGAgaaattaaatccaccaatggtggtaaaaataaaatcaaagaaaaagaacaaaatcggattttccaaaaatcgcttcgaggtgcacacccctacgctacaaactaattttgtgccacatttcatgaaaatcggccgaatagtctaggcgctatgcgcgtcacagagatccagatcgagagactttcagctttattattagtaaagtacTTTTGAGACGTGTTTCATGCGCTAATTGTTGCCTTTCGTCCCCCCCACCCGTTTCTAACACTAGTGACGCCTGACGCATTTACAAAGGAAATATAATGAATCGACT is a window from the Uloborus diversus isolate 005 chromosome 6, Udiv.v.3.1, whole genome shotgun sequence genome containing:
- the LOC129224283 gene encoding SRR1-like protein — its product is MDAKTPAVVKKFPVQDDGFTLVCSRRRKKRINKLCDLLAKHGGPEVLAIDREEKSLSFKKDTLWDIQNEVESSEYFKAFRENLVTVLKHINSSRTSSEDTLTEFDTKDPSINVDYTVDVICYGLGNFASSVMSRYQLGFLLALKGTLGTTGCTQVYDPIFSKQEVAFLEEVGLDVLEVDEEAKRTVKRTTIFFMPHCDLHLYNNLFSANWNPKSLQNLILIGNCLENYKLHLCGDRYRQQAKYAYYVTGFETEIAITNSFYLTDIFNDMSIHYFRLNDLPSAENDLWNDLGD